The following are encoded together in the Bacillus sp. V2I10 genome:
- a CDS encoding cation acetate symporter: MMAALFEPKMLLTIFLMGTIVYITYLSKRNTTASDFFVGGRSFGWFTNGSAIGGDYLSAATFLGIAGLTFQLGYDGAYYAFCFSIGLTLLAIFVAGPLRRFGAYTVADFLGYRFHSKRARLAAVAVVLAISGFYAAPQLLGAAQILSMFFGTSYEFGIIFTCSVMIFYVGIGGMKGTTLNQALELWIRLGAFILMVVAAIYGGLYYERILASVTEFTGTIAGTATFAPDGKDVVHDGQTWIGTGNYFPSFWQTISMTIGLALGTIGLPHILLRFYTNPSAKAARKSALMAILIASVFFFFAVYLGAVGRSIFLSGSADPQVMKDLVAGGNNMVIPSTAQALGGEWLLGLVIAGAFAAVFSNLSGLFIASSGALAHDLYATFLRKNITQKERVIAGKVSILVLGVLYGALGLLVKEASIGHLVALAFTVAASTFTPIFILGIWWRGMTEKGAIAGLVLGLLSSMYMIFLPTTLPEFLQFRVPGLITVPIGFLSVYIVSKLDRKVPSDVNDFMRKVHSKESEIA; the protein is encoded by the coding sequence CTGATGGCTGCTTTATTTGAACCCAAAATGCTGCTCACCATTTTTCTGATGGGAACGATTGTCTACATTACGTATCTTTCAAAGCGGAACACAACGGCTTCTGATTTTTTTGTAGGCGGGCGGAGCTTCGGATGGTTTACAAATGGATCTGCCATCGGAGGGGATTACTTAAGTGCTGCCACATTCCTCGGGATTGCAGGCCTGACGTTTCAGCTTGGCTATGATGGAGCCTATTATGCTTTTTGCTTCTCTATCGGATTGACCCTTCTTGCAATCTTTGTTGCGGGACCGCTCCGCAGATTTGGTGCTTATACGGTTGCGGATTTTCTTGGCTACCGCTTTCACAGCAAACGGGCAAGACTTGCCGCGGTTGCCGTCGTATTGGCTATTTCAGGTTTCTATGCTGCACCGCAATTATTGGGAGCGGCACAAATTTTAAGTATGTTCTTTGGTACAAGCTATGAATTTGGAATTATATTTACTTGCAGTGTCATGATTTTCTACGTTGGAATCGGCGGAATGAAAGGAACTACTTTAAACCAGGCGCTCGAATTATGGATTCGTCTTGGCGCATTTATTTTAATGGTAGTAGCGGCGATTTACGGCGGTTTATATTATGAAAGAATTCTTGCATCCGTTACTGAATTTACAGGAACCATTGCCGGAACTGCAACGTTTGCCCCTGACGGAAAAGACGTTGTCCATGACGGTCAAACTTGGATTGGCACCGGAAATTACTTTCCTTCCTTCTGGCAGACTATTTCCATGACAATCGGACTTGCGTTAGGTACGATTGGTCTTCCGCACATTCTATTGCGCTTTTATACAAACCCAAGTGCAAAGGCCGCTCGTAAATCAGCTCTTATGGCGATCTTAATTGCAAGCGTTTTCTTTTTCTTCGCGGTTTACCTTGGAGCAGTTGGAAGATCAATTTTCTTAAGCGGTTCAGCGGATCCTCAAGTGATGAAAGATCTTGTAGCCGGAGGAAACAACATGGTCATTCCTTCAACTGCACAGGCTCTAGGCGGAGAATGGCTGCTTGGGCTTGTTATTGCAGGTGCATTTGCAGCAGTATTCTCAAACTTGTCCGGATTATTTATCGCAAGCTCTGGTGCTTTGGCACATGATTTATATGCAACCTTTTTAAGAAAGAATATTACTCAAAAAGAACGCGTTATTGCAGGTAAGGTCTCGATTCTCGTTTTAGGTGTTTTATATGGAGCACTTGGTCTTCTTGTAAAAGAAGCATCAATTGGTCACCTTGTTGCACTGGCCTTTACTGTTGCTGCAAGTACATTTACACCTATCTTCATCCTCGGTATCTGGTGGAGAGGCATGACAGAAAAAGGGGCAATCGCAGGACTCGTTCTCGGGCTGCTCTCATCCATGTATATGATTTTCCTCCCGACGACACTGCCTGAATTCCTTCAATTCAGAGTACCTGGACTGATAACCGTTCCAATCGGATTCCTGTCTGTTTACATTGTATCGAAACTTGACCGTAAAGTTCCTTCTGACGTAAACGACTTTATGAGAAAAGTGCATTCGAAAGAATCTGAGATTGCTTGA
- a CDS encoding helix-turn-helix domain-containing protein, translating into MYNVTFIVEETAEKDKMTAWIHEELEDSLQTDEGNKIASLNIAVVEIAKLFDWVKIHRLQKQHHDCIIFPLLDPSMLKTSPIAIELQLQSMLVKPVKKHTFIKSLRKVITSNKNENAVITNYGSIVQQLEQDRRTDARLLPFQEAFLRRLLRAEVKSEEELFAARPYLPDNSVPNAVCFIQGFIHNQSREKAESAPLLIQTVFKELFSQVGQQPSFLAYKKHLLMLLQVPHGFSSIRSWQEGESKLLHGMEVLKNKHGIHLYIGVGSIYREPLLLSHSYREARKARRTPHYNRLSLRYFEEITDNPQINTCTSYIAQHCQSELTTKIVADQINISVPYFCKLFKKETGRSFVEYVTFVRLQRAVWMLRHTDQTIEQIADELGFNTPNYFSSTFKKYVSITPSDYRLTDEILFV; encoded by the coding sequence GTGTACAACGTTACATTCATAGTGGAAGAAACAGCAGAAAAAGATAAAATGACTGCATGGATACATGAAGAATTAGAGGATTCCCTGCAAACAGATGAAGGCAATAAGATCGCTTCTCTTAATATAGCCGTCGTAGAGATTGCTAAGCTATTTGACTGGGTCAAAATTCACCGGCTGCAAAAACAGCACCATGACTGCATCATCTTTCCGCTTCTTGACCCATCTATGCTGAAAACATCTCCAATTGCCATCGAACTGCAGCTGCAGTCCATGCTTGTGAAACCCGTCAAAAAACATACCTTTATTAAAAGCTTAAGAAAAGTGATTACGTCTAATAAAAATGAAAACGCAGTCATAACAAATTATGGGTCAATCGTTCAGCAGCTGGAACAGGACCGCAGGACAGATGCCCGTCTCCTTCCTTTTCAAGAAGCTTTCCTGCGCAGACTGCTCCGTGCCGAAGTAAAATCAGAAGAAGAGCTGTTTGCAGCACGTCCCTATCTTCCTGATAACTCAGTCCCAAACGCAGTTTGCTTCATACAGGGATTTATTCACAATCAGAGCAGGGAAAAAGCAGAATCTGCCCCTCTTCTCATTCAGACAGTCTTTAAAGAGCTTTTTTCACAAGTGGGCCAGCAGCCGTCTTTTCTTGCTTACAAAAAACATTTGCTAATGCTCCTCCAGGTTCCGCATGGCTTCTCATCCATTCGGTCTTGGCAGGAAGGCGAAAGCAAATTGCTCCATGGAATGGAAGTACTGAAAAATAAACATGGCATTCATTTATATATAGGTGTCGGTTCCATTTACAGAGAGCCTTTGCTTTTGTCCCATTCTTACCGGGAAGCACGCAAAGCAAGACGCACTCCGCACTACAACCGGCTCTCACTTCGCTATTTTGAGGAAATAACCGATAATCCTCAAATCAATACTTGCACCAGCTATATTGCCCAACACTGTCAAAGTGAACTGACGACTAAAATTGTTGCAGATCAAATTAACATCAGTGTCCCTTATTTCTGCAAACTCTTCAAAAAAGAAACCGGACGCAGCTTTGTTGAATATGTAACCTTCGTCAGGCTCCAGCGTGCGGTCTGGATGCTTCGGCATACGGATCAAACAATTGAGCAAATTGCAGATGAACTTGGCTTTAATACCCCGAACTATTTCAGTTCTACCTTTAAAAAATACGTGAGCATTACCCCGAGCGATTATCGTTTGACGGATGAAATTCTGTTCGTATAA
- a CDS encoding AbrB/MazE/SpoVT family DNA-binding domain-containing protein, protein MKALGIVRQLDELGRITIPKEIRDFHGWKKGQILEVFYDDDSIVLKAFETPDEKKEVLNWLENELFKYRSMAEAPIIKNAISFVKRA, encoded by the coding sequence ATGAAGGCATTAGGAATTGTAAGGCAACTTGATGAATTGGGAAGAATAACAATTCCAAAGGAAATAAGAGATTTCCATGGCTGGAAGAAGGGACAGATTTTAGAAGTGTTTTATGATGACGATAGTATTGTACTTAAGGCATTTGAAACACCAGATGAAAAAAAAGAAGTATTAAATTGGTTGGAAAATGAGCTTTTTAAGTATAGGAGTATGGCAGAAGCCCCAATAATTAAAAATGCGATTTCATTCGTGAAAAGAGCTTAG
- a CDS encoding ABC transporter permease, with protein sequence MKMFMNLILNEKIKIYRKKSSLLVFIALLLGVSFAAYIKNDAGDNSHSNWRKEVVQEIQVTKEALASTEGGQETELLEKKIAINEYRLEQNTPPLADDTLWGFMSYTSSFIGIVTIFAIIVAGSMISKEFNNGTIKFLLIRPHNRGMILLSKYIATLLYGLVLTAAVFIIGLLMGSIFMGFAAPEDSYLVYANNEVVERNILLHVITLYAMNSVGLIMMVTLAFMLSTAFRSTSVAIGIAIFLTMSGTISIQLLSQFDLNIGKYLLFANTNLLQYSLDGPPFAGMSMSFSLLVLAVHYLVFMVITWLSFTKRDVAV encoded by the coding sequence ATGAAAATGTTTATGAACCTAATTCTTAATGAAAAGATTAAGATTTATCGAAAAAAAAGCAGTCTCCTCGTATTTATTGCTTTACTGTTAGGAGTTAGCTTTGCAGCCTATATTAAAAATGACGCTGGGGATAATAGTCATTCGAACTGGCGGAAAGAAGTGGTGCAAGAAATACAAGTGACAAAAGAAGCACTTGCATCTACTGAGGGCGGTCAGGAGACAGAGCTGCTTGAAAAAAAAATTGCTATTAACGAGTATCGGCTTGAACAAAATACTCCACCACTTGCTGATGATACATTATGGGGTTTCATGAGTTACACTTCAAGCTTTATAGGTATTGTAACTATTTTTGCAATCATTGTGGCCGGATCTATGATATCGAAGGAGTTTAATAACGGAACGATAAAGTTCCTGTTAATTCGTCCCCATAACAGGGGAATGATTCTTTTATCCAAATATATAGCAACACTGCTTTACGGTTTAGTATTGACTGCAGCTGTTTTTATAATTGGATTGTTGATGGGATCTATATTTATGGGCTTTGCAGCTCCTGAAGATTCTTATCTCGTATATGCCAATAATGAGGTAGTGGAAAGGAATATCTTATTACACGTCATTACGCTTTATGCAATGAATAGTGTAGGTCTGATTATGATGGTGACTTTGGCTTTCATGCTTTCAACTGCATTTAGAAGCACTTCAGTTGCAATAGGAATTGCCATCTTCTTAACGATGTCGGGAACAATCAGCATTCAGTTATTGTCTCAATTTGATTTGAACATCGGAAAATATTTGCTGTTTGCCAATACAAATCTTCTTCAGTACTCGTTGGATGGACCGCCATTTGCGGGGATGTCGATGTCATTTTCCTTACTTGTATTGGCAGTGCATTATCTTGTCTTTATGGTGATTACTTGGCTTAGTTTTACAAAAAGGGATGTAGCTGTTTAA
- a CDS encoding ABC transporter ATP-binding protein, whose translation MSAVVELNHLYKQIGKQQIIKDLSFTINEGEIFGFLGPNGAGKTTTIRMMVGLTSVTSGEVLIKGDNIQTDFKKAIAHVGAIVENPEFYSYLTGFENLMQFARMSTGVKREWVEELSNLVGLEGAIHKKVKTYSLGMRQRLGVAQALLHKPSVLILDEPTNGLDPAGIREFRGYIKELAREQNLAVLVSSHLLSEIELMCDKVGIIKNGEMIDVRSIKDFLSEKSGRTTRFTVDDLDKAINILKQQFPDVLFKRNMNSLDVTISKEYITSIIKAFSSDNLEIYEISSAPESLEDKFLALTGGED comes from the coding sequence ATGAGTGCTGTTGTTGAACTCAACCATTTATATAAACAAATTGGCAAACAACAAATAATTAAGGATTTGTCATTCACAATTAACGAAGGAGAAATATTCGGATTTCTCGGACCTAATGGAGCTGGAAAAACAACCACAATACGAATGATGGTTGGATTGACGTCAGTGACAAGCGGTGAGGTCCTAATAAAAGGGGATAATATCCAGACTGATTTTAAGAAAGCGATAGCCCATGTTGGAGCCATTGTTGAAAATCCAGAGTTTTATAGCTACCTTACGGGCTTTGAGAATTTAATGCAATTTGCAAGGATGTCAACAGGTGTTAAGAGAGAGTGGGTAGAGGAGCTATCTAATCTGGTGGGTTTAGAAGGTGCCATTCATAAAAAAGTGAAAACCTATTCTCTAGGAATGAGGCAGCGTCTAGGGGTGGCACAGGCACTTTTACATAAGCCATCCGTCCTTATCTTGGATGAACCTACAAATGGACTTGACCCAGCTGGGATTAGGGAATTCAGAGGTTACATTAAGGAGCTTGCACGCGAACAAAACCTAGCTGTTTTGGTCTCAAGCCACCTGCTTTCAGAAATTGAACTGATGTGCGACAAAGTGGGGATTATCAAAAACGGCGAGATGATTGATGTTCGATCCATCAAAGATTTTTTATCAGAGAAAAGCGGGCGAACTACTAGATTTACTGTGGATGATCTAGATAAAGCGATTAACATATTGAAACAGCAATTCCCAGATGTCCTTTTCAAAAGGAATATGAATTCTCTTGATGTGACAATTAGCAAGGAGTATATCACTTCCATAATTAAAGCATTTTCGTCTGACAATCTAGAAATTTATGAAATTTCCTCAGCACCAGAATCACTAGAGGATAAATTCCTAGCATTAACAGGAGGAGAAGATTAA
- a CDS encoding ABC transporter permease, with the protein MNNLLYIDLLKVRNLKSWVSIVPMVLVPVLYSVLMYSFIMVGKYQYDSENDWLFSWAIVSMIYGTLFYPLISCSVVSLFCKVENDQNNWQRMFLYPITKWKLFCSKVLWSITILLIIQIFALLTFGISSLLLNLEDTIPYVFLLKCAFLGWIGIIPLVIIQLLLMILLKSTAKSLAFNLILILPGFAFTTSELRFTAGYFYPWSLPAMGMTQDIGGISSMYLLSIGILIPLLFFLGTIYFRNAEIK; encoded by the coding sequence ATGAATAACCTGCTCTATATAGATTTGCTAAAGGTGAGGAATCTAAAGTCATGGGTTTCAATTGTGCCTATGGTGTTGGTACCTGTTTTATATTCAGTCTTGATGTATTCATTTATTATGGTAGGCAAATATCAATACGATTCGGAAAATGATTGGTTATTTTCATGGGCAATTGTTTCCATGATTTATGGTACTTTATTTTATCCCTTGATCTCTTGTTCGGTTGTCAGTCTTTTCTGCAAGGTTGAAAATGATCAAAATAACTGGCAGCGCATGTTTCTCTACCCGATTACCAAGTGGAAGCTTTTCTGTTCAAAGGTCCTCTGGTCCATAACCATCCTTTTAATTATCCAAATATTCGCTCTTTTGACATTTGGAATAAGCAGTCTGCTCTTAAACTTGGAGGATACTATCCCATATGTATTTTTATTAAAGTGTGCATTTCTTGGATGGATAGGGATTATCCCATTAGTGATTATCCAACTCCTGCTTATGATTCTTTTGAAAAGCACTGCTAAATCTTTGGCTTTCAACCTTATCCTTATTCTTCCTGGCTTCGCTTTTACAACATCTGAACTAAGGTTTACAGCAGGCTATTTCTATCCTTGGTCATTGCCGGCAATGGGGATGACACAAGACATTGGAGGAATTTCAAGTATGTATTTGCTGTCAATCGGCATACTTATTCCGCTCTTGTTTTTTCTAGGAACAATCTATTTCAGAAATGCAGAGATCAAATAA
- a CDS encoding ABC transporter permease — protein MKQVLSSEMLKYRFSVIPLALILFSGVFISLLFLMVAYFDSGGKESIKSWFAAFEVFSLTMPSLLTITATFFIIVFASFEQQGKKWENLSVFPHPKWSFYVSKWLLMGMTMLLIGFLFFIITIGFTAIWSVPISEQLLFAFTLYPFVLVLPFISFLFILSTLIVNQAWALMAGITSVLLGPIFKGWGWWLPWGYLTTEMPYVSEEVLMNAPSVSSLTASLLFCFLLMLLGIFLMNVKES, from the coding sequence ATGAAACAAGTCCTGTCCTCAGAAATGTTGAAATACAGGTTCAGCGTTATTCCGTTAGCATTGATTTTGTTTTCAGGTGTCTTTATATCCCTGCTTTTTCTTATGGTAGCGTATTTTGACTCAGGCGGAAAAGAAAGTATAAAAAGTTGGTTTGCTGCATTTGAGGTCTTTTCATTAACCATGCCCAGTCTTTTAACTATTACAGCCACTTTTTTTATTATCGTATTTGCAAGTTTTGAACAACAAGGGAAGAAATGGGAGAATCTATCTGTTTTCCCCCATCCAAAGTGGTCATTCTATGTTTCAAAATGGCTTCTTATGGGGATGACCATGCTATTAATAGGCTTTCTCTTTTTTATTATAACCATTGGTTTCACAGCAATCTGGAGCGTCCCCATATCAGAGCAGCTTTTGTTTGCCTTTACCTTGTACCCATTTGTGCTTGTGCTTCCTTTTATCTCTTTTCTATTCATTCTCTCGACCCTTATTGTGAATCAAGCATGGGCGTTAATGGCTGGTATAACTTCAGTTTTATTAGGGCCAATATTCAAGGGATGGGGATGGTGGTTGCCTTGGGGTTATCTTACAACTGAAATGCCCTATGTTTCTGAGGAGGTTCTGATGAATGCACCTTCAGTCAGCTCACTTACCGCATCTCTGCTATTTTGCTTTTTGCTGATGTTACTTGGGATATTCCTGATGAACGTAAAAGAATCATAA
- a CDS encoding ABC transporter ATP-binding protein gives MGEAILKTENLTRRYKQNYAVNQLNLEVEKGEIYGFLGPNGAGKTTTLRMILGLIKPTDGSVKVFGKSLKEDRISILSRIGAIIENPNYYGHLSGYVNLEISRRLYGVANMNRIDEVLEMLDLDQAKHTKVKHYSLGMKQRLGIAQSLLHKPDLLILDEPTNGLDPEGIHDIRKMLKKLSAEEGVTVILSSHLLGEIASIADRIGIIHQGKLLYQGRIDNLQDEFSAKTTLSVAQPDKAFDILHAKGIKVELDRDTNHLVISDLEHGKLAVIQKTLIDEGIAIQEVRNGQSLEEIFLTMTRKDAGKS, from the coding sequence ATGGGAGAGGCTATTCTGAAAACAGAAAACCTAACCAGACGATATAAACAGAATTATGCAGTCAATCAATTGAACCTTGAAGTGGAAAAAGGAGAAATCTATGGATTCCTTGGACCAAATGGTGCAGGCAAGACGACAACACTTCGTATGATCTTAGGTCTCATCAAACCTACCGATGGATCAGTGAAGGTATTTGGAAAGAGTTTAAAGGAAGATAGAATCTCCATTCTTTCCCGAATAGGGGCAATCATCGAAAACCCAAACTACTACGGTCATCTGAGTGGATATGTAAACTTGGAAATCTCCAGAAGATTATACGGTGTAGCGAATATGAACAGAATTGATGAAGTCCTGGAAATGCTGGATTTAGACCAGGCAAAGCATACAAAGGTCAAGCATTACTCTCTTGGGATGAAACAACGGTTGGGAATTGCACAATCACTGCTCCACAAACCTGATTTATTGATTTTAGATGAACCTACAAATGGGTTGGACCCGGAAGGAATTCATGATATTAGAAAAATGTTGAAGAAGCTGAGTGCTGAGGAAGGGGTGACTGTTATTCTATCAAGTCATCTTCTGGGGGAAATAGCGAGCATTGCTGATAGGATAGGCATTATACACCAAGGTAAGCTTCTCTATCAGGGAAGAATCGACAACTTACAGGATGAATTCAGTGCTAAAACCACTCTCAGTGTAGCTCAGCCAGATAAAGCATTCGATATTCTGCATGCAAAAGGAATAAAGGTAGAGCTGGATCGAGACACAAATCATTTAGTGATTTCAGATCTTGAACATGGCAAGCTAGCGGTCATTCAAAAAACATTAATAGATGAAGGCATTGCTATTCAAGAAGTTAGGAACGGGCAATCATTAGAGGAAATTTTCTTAACTATGACCCGAAAAGATGCGGGTAAATCATGA
- a CDS encoding helix-turn-helix transcriptional regulator — protein MGLNKNGVLTNNILILRMQKGWTQEELAKKLGVSRQTIISIERNKYAPSLILAFELANLFDKNIYEIFQYENDKGDN, from the coding sequence ATGGGATTAAACAAGAATGGAGTATTAACCAATAATATCCTGATTTTAAGGATGCAAAAAGGATGGACGCAAGAGGAGTTGGCCAAGAAATTGGGGGTCAGCAGGCAGACTATTATTTCAATCGAGAGAAATAAGTACGCGCCTTCATTAATATTAGCATTTGAACTTGCGAATCTCTTCGATAAGAATATTTACGAAATTTTTCAGTATGAAAATGATAAAGGGGATAATTGA
- a CDS encoding peptidase domain-containing ABC transporter, with translation MEYPHLKKVPFIEQLQQTECGLCCMAMVVKYYKGNVSLYELRERMGNGRDGTTLLHLRNLASSLGFEAKCYATKVAQLETHRLPAILYWEDKHFVVLESIKGNHYFIVDPALGRRKITIQEMEDSYSGYLLSCIPDREIDYKKEKNIWIPYARKLWEKPKLVATIIGISILIQLLTVGMPILIKFIIDNIIMTKNVEMLNVFLIGIILLVLFQTAFQFIQGRLLVGLQNFLDLKMVTRFFKHLLALPYQFFQVRSFGDLLFRAGSLRVVRDLLSGQLLKGVLDIGILLIIGIYMAFNSLVLTMFVFVFAGINMLVIYFSRPKIAEANQKEIMKHSAVQGTQAEILYGIFGIKTAGVEDVMYNKWSSQFNELITAYKKKEYILNNVNSITAFLTLASPLIVLYIGAQLVFSGNLTLGGLIAFHAITIQFFGLSSSVVNTINSFILATSYLKRVQDVQAAPIEEINEGLVELKDIKGDILLESVSFSYTKYSPSVVKNVNIHITSGSKVALVGKSGSGKSTLSKLILGLYQPSEGEVYFDGRSLKDLNKQLLRKQIGVVPQDVTLLNRSIFENIALHKSDATIDEVIEAAKMAQIHDEIMVMPMKYNTMVSEMGMNISGGQRQRIALARALVHKPSILLLDEATSSLDHLNEGRIDEFLENMNCTRVVIAHRLTTVMNADVILVMEDGQIVEQGTHSELLSLDGYYRSFYEKYDDMSYNKVTMATS, from the coding sequence ATGGAATATCCACATTTAAAGAAAGTGCCTTTTATTGAACAATTACAGCAAACAGAATGTGGTCTTTGTTGCATGGCGATGGTGGTCAAATATTACAAGGGAAATGTCTCTTTATATGAATTGCGTGAGAGGATGGGAAACGGCCGGGACGGGACAACACTCTTGCATTTGCGCAATCTTGCTTCATCCCTTGGTTTTGAAGCGAAGTGCTATGCAACGAAAGTTGCTCAACTAGAGACACATCGTTTACCGGCCATCTTATACTGGGAAGATAAGCATTTTGTTGTCTTGGAGTCGATTAAAGGTAACCACTATTTTATCGTTGATCCTGCACTAGGAAGAAGAAAAATAACCATTCAAGAGATGGAGGATTCTTATTCTGGTTATTTACTTAGCTGCATACCGGATAGGGAGATCGATTACAAAAAGGAAAAAAACATTTGGATTCCTTATGCAAGAAAGTTATGGGAGAAACCAAAGCTTGTAGCAACGATCATAGGCATTTCCATTCTCATTCAACTGCTTACTGTCGGAATGCCGATTCTTATTAAATTTATTATCGACAATATTATCATGACTAAGAATGTCGAGATGTTGAATGTGTTTTTGATAGGAATCATCTTATTGGTCCTATTTCAAACTGCTTTTCAATTTATTCAAGGGCGGCTACTTGTAGGACTTCAGAATTTTCTGGATTTGAAGATGGTCACCCGTTTCTTTAAACACCTCTTGGCTCTTCCTTATCAATTCTTTCAGGTTAGATCATTCGGTGATCTCCTCTTTAGGGCAGGGAGTCTAAGAGTGGTAAGAGACCTGTTGTCGGGGCAACTGCTAAAAGGAGTATTGGATATAGGCATTCTTCTAATCATCGGAATATATATGGCATTCAATTCTCTCGTTTTGACCATGTTTGTCTTCGTTTTTGCCGGAATCAACATGTTGGTCATCTATTTCAGCCGCCCGAAAATTGCAGAGGCTAACCAAAAGGAAATTATGAAGCATTCTGCAGTACAAGGGACCCAAGCTGAAATTCTATATGGGATATTTGGCATTAAAACAGCAGGTGTTGAAGATGTCATGTACAATAAATGGTCGTCTCAATTCAATGAATTAATCACGGCATATAAGAAAAAAGAATATATCCTGAATAATGTGAATTCAATAACCGCGTTCCTGACATTGGCCTCTCCTCTAATCGTACTGTATATAGGAGCTCAGCTTGTTTTCAGCGGAAACTTGACATTAGGAGGATTGATTGCTTTCCATGCCATTACAATACAGTTTTTTGGACTCAGCAGCTCGGTCGTTAATACCATTAATTCATTTATCCTGGCTACTTCATACCTAAAAAGAGTACAGGATGTTCAGGCGGCACCAATTGAGGAAATAAACGAGGGTTTGGTAGAACTTAAGGATATCAAAGGGGATATTCTTCTTGAAAGTGTAAGTTTCTCGTACACAAAATATAGTCCATCAGTTGTCAAGAATGTTAACATTCATATTACATCCGGTTCAAAAGTAGCACTTGTGGGCAAGTCAGGTTCAGGGAAGAGTACTTTATCAAAACTCATTCTTGGTTTGTATCAGCCAAGTGAGGGAGAGGTATATTTTGATGGAAGAAGCCTTAAGGATCTTAATAAACAACTGCTCAGAAAGCAAATAGGGGTGGTCCCCCAAGATGTGACACTATTGAATCGGTCCATTTTTGAAAACATTGCTCTTCATAAATCCGATGCCACAATAGATGAAGTAATTGAAGCAGCTAAAATGGCTCAAATTCATGATGAGATCATGGTCATGCCAATGAAATATAACACGATGGTCTCCGAGATGGGAATGAATATTTCTGGCGGACAGCGCCAAAGAATTGCTTTGGCGAGGGCCCTTGTTCATAAACCGTCCATTCTTCTTCTTGATGAAGCAACAAGCTCGCTTGACCATTTAAACGAAGGACGGATTGATGAGTTTTTAGAAAACATGAACTGCACAAGAGTCGTTATCGCACACCGTTTGACTACAGTGATGAATGCGGATGTAATCCTCGTTATGGAAGATGGCCAAATTGTAGAACAGGGAACCCATTCAGAGCTTTTAAGTCTAGATGGTTATTATCGATCTTTTTACGAAAAGTATGATGATATGAGTTACAATAAAGTAACAATGGCAACATCTTAG